In a genomic window of Alteromonas gilva:
- a CDS encoding damage-inducible protein J, translated as MDTRIQFRVDEETKRLAQIMAESQGRTLSDACRELTEELAEQQRKIITHDQWLTEEINAAFSKLESGQSKFVSHEEANLDMEARKMKIRNKAKK; from the coding sequence ATGGATACCCGTATTCAGTTTAGAGTAGATGAAGAAACTAAACGGCTAGCTCAGATAATGGCCGAAAGCCAAGGACGCACTTTAAGTGACGCTTGTAGAGAGCTTACGGAAGAACTCGCTGAACAGCAACGAAAAATAATTACTCATGATCAGTGGCTTACTGAAGAGATTAATGCTGCGTTCAGCAAATTAGAAAGTGGGCAAAGCAAGTTCGTCAGTCATGAAGAAGCGAACTTGGACATGGAAGCTCGAAAAATGAAAATTAGGAATAAAGCCAAAAAATGA
- a CDS encoding type II toxin-antitoxin system RelE/ParE family toxin, translating into MILWEKSSLDDREAIFEFLYEFNPLAAEKTDAIIEKKIENLNQQPLMGVEREGIPGRLLIIPEVSMIVSYFIKDDIIHILRVLHQKQKFPVGN; encoded by the coding sequence ATGATCTTATGGGAAAAAAGCTCGTTGGACGATCGTGAGGCTATTTTCGAGTTTTTATACGAATTTAACCCATTAGCAGCAGAAAAAACGGATGCAATAATTGAGAAAAAAATTGAAAACTTGAACCAGCAACCTCTTATGGGAGTGGAGAGAGAGGGTATACCGGGAAGATTGTTAATAATTCCAGAGGTTTCAATGATTGTTTCATATTTCATAAAAGACGACATTATTCACATTCTTCGAGTTTTACACCAAAAGCAAAAATTTCCTGTAGGCAACTAA
- a CDS encoding trypsin-like serine protease, which translates to MKVIQYIYLACILIFSFDSLAIVVRHDVQASKYELEKTPSFFVDMPDGGHGALIAPNWVVTVAHLLPPNIIDKTLQIGEYEVEVEKVIIHPGITDIPESMLSGDASDLMDFMMTAHDIALVKLSSDLPDSAPIDIYSENKELNQVITGYGRGTTGNGITGSIQGTQGKFRLLQNRIEEAHTNWLSITFDSGEKALDLEGIDGSGDSGGPLIMAVEGKKYLVALFSWDYIEGNLEEFAAGHYGKKSYQVRISTYSDWIRKTMSEN; encoded by the coding sequence ATGAAAGTCATTCAATATATATACTTAGCCTGCATACTAATATTTTCCTTCGATAGTTTGGCGATAGTCGTTCGCCATGATGTTCAAGCTAGCAAGTATGAATTAGAAAAAACACCATCGTTTTTCGTCGATATGCCAGATGGCGGGCATGGTGCTTTGATAGCTCCTAATTGGGTCGTGACGGTAGCACACCTTTTACCACCAAATATTATTGATAAAACACTACAAATCGGCGAATACGAAGTTGAAGTAGAAAAGGTAATCATCCATCCCGGTATAACGGATATTCCTGAGAGCATGTTAAGTGGGGACGCTTCTGATTTAATGGACTTTATGATGACTGCCCACGATATTGCTTTAGTAAAGTTAAGTTCTGACTTACCAGATAGCGCCCCCATTGACATATATTCTGAAAACAAAGAGCTCAACCAAGTAATAACAGGGTATGGCAGAGGGACAACGGGAAATGGTATAACTGGTTCTATTCAAGGAACTCAGGGAAAATTTAGACTTCTGCAAAATAGAATTGAAGAAGCCCATACTAATTGGTTATCAATCACTTTTGACTCCGGTGAAAAAGCTCTTGACCTTGAAGGGATTGACGGTTCCGGTGATAGCGGTGGCCCTTTGATTATGGCCGTTGAAGGAAAAAAATATTTAGTTGCCTTGTTTAGCTGGGACTATATTGAGGGAAATTTAGAAGAGTTTGCGGCTGGTCATTACGGAAAAAAGTCTTACCAGGTCAGAATTTCTACTTATAGTGATTGGATCAGAAAAACCATGTCCGAAAACTAA
- a CDS encoding GFA family protein, which translates to MSMSKASCLCGAVKITAENVNPKFTVCHCQSCRTWGGAPFFAVKCGTQVKIEGDDKVKMYKSSSWASRGFCTECGTHLFYKFKETGEYNMPVGLFPNLEGLEMDMQYFSDMRPSYYCFANETKEMTTEEIMAYFADKV; encoded by the coding sequence ATCTCAATGTCTAAGGCTAGCTGTCTTTGTGGTGCTGTAAAAATTACCGCTGAAAACGTAAATCCTAAGTTTACAGTGTGTCACTGCCAATCGTGCAGAACTTGGGGAGGTGCGCCATTCTTTGCGGTGAAATGTGGTACTCAAGTGAAAATTGAAGGTGATGATAAGGTAAAAATGTACAAATCATCCTCTTGGGCTTCTCGTGGTTTTTGTACTGAGTGTGGAACTCATCTGTTCTATAAGTTTAAAGAAACAGGCGAGTACAATATGCCAGTGGGTTTATTTCCAAATCTAGAAGGGTTGGAAATGGATATGCAATATTTTAGTGACATGCGCCCGAGCTATTATTGCTTTGCCAACGAGACTAAGGAAATGACTACAGAAGAAATCATGGCTTATTTTGCGGATAAGGTGTGA